In the Archocentrus centrarchus isolate MPI-CPG fArcCen1 chromosome 11, fArcCen1, whole genome shotgun sequence genome, GGGTGTCACCACACATTTACcaccaggggaaaaaaaaaaagacggcTTCACTTGCTGTTTAATGCCACATATCCAGCTTTATTTGGTGGCCTGTACGCCTGAAAGATTGAACTTACTTTTGCTTTAAGCCAGTTTCTCCTGGATGTAAAACAGATCGCACAGTGGAGCGCATTTGTTGCGCAGCTGACACTTTCCATGGCGTAATTACGCACTGATCTTAGTGTGACGCAGAATGAAAGCGCACGTTAATTAGGATTTCGGAAATACGCCAGGATGTCTGCTGTTATTCCTTGTGGTTTGAGGGTACCATAAATTAGTCATTTCTTTGATAAATCAACGTCTAAATGCTTGTATTTCCGTGACGCCAGCAAACCAAATTTTAAAGCAAATACTGAATCCTTTCTTCTTATTGTATGTATTAGCTGAAAATTGTAAAAATGAACGGTACTTATCTAGccctttctactcaatttgagcacttACTATAACtcccattcatccattcacacacacattcatgcaagcacttttttttctatacCTAAGCACTTTGCCTAAcagtcaaacacacactcacactccaatggatgtatcagggttcaatatcttgcccacgGATTCTTCCACATGCAAACTAGGggagccaggaatcaaacaaacaaccttctgattagtagacaaCCATCTCTACCTCCTGAGGCTTTAAATTcttgaaataatttttaaaaagagtcTGAAAATACTTCAGCCTATGTAATTTAATATTGGAATCTGAAGTTCCTCCCAAGTCAGCCCCACCCACATACTTTTGTGTGCTGCTTTCCTAGAATAATTGTTTGGCATTCCGCTTTTAGCCTGATTCAAAGTTGTGTTTTTGGTGTCTTCAGTTAAAATACTGAAAAGGCAAGCTGCAGCTGTGGCATGTTAAACAATAAAGACAGCGACCTGGCAAGTTCTGACCCAGTGGTCAAGATGCATGCCATATAACCATACCATGCCTGATCCTGGATGGTAAAGCACGTATGCCCATCTGTGTGGTTGTATCGAGTCTTGAGACTGCTGCTGTCTACAGTCAAGTGTGAGAAAACCCAACTGGCCTGGAATTAAAACCAGGACATCAGTTGTTTGCCAAAAATTTGTGCTCAACTTCAACCCAACCTCTGCAGCCAGGCAATAAAATTTTGTAGACAGGCTTACCAGAGGATTAACAGATTAATGCTCATAGTTCTAAAGTGAAATGACAGTGAGAGTGAATGAGTGTCCACACTCGTTTGACCGTGTTGTAAAGCGTTGtttctttctctcgctctctctctttctctttgaggATTTTGTCTGCCCCAGATGTGACTCTGGCTTCATTGAGGAGGTAGCAGAAGACTCCAGGTATGGCTTTCTCTGATTTAACAAAATGGAATACGGAAAAGCATTTTTAATCGAAGTCATTTAAAAGTGTTCAGGAGTCAGGCACATGACTTTTTCATTTAACACCACTGATAGATTTTCTTTACTGTCTAGTCTCCTGCAGACCAGCACGGCATCTGTTGCCAGTGACGATTCAAACTCTTTGCTCTCAGAAGTATGTCCTAACAACTGCCATTTTAATAGGAACGCTCTTCTTTCTTTAAGACTTTGACACATTGCATCTCTGGTCTCTCTCTCCAAGTTATGGCAGCTGCTGTTTATGGAGCGCTCCGCCCTGCTGTCGCATCCGCCCTCCTCCGAGTCCGACCCTGATGACAGCGAGCAGGTATCTGCTGGCCAGAGCAGTCCTCTTCCAGCATCACCAGGCCCCTCTGAGGCCACAGAACCAGAGTCTCCTTCCAACCCCGAGCAAGAGAGGCCATCGAGGACCTCTGAACAGCGGCCTGCAGTGGAAGGGTGAGTGAACATGGTATACAGAAACATCATAGCCAGTGTTGTGTGTCATTGCCATAGAAACAGCCAAGggagaaatggaaaaacactgCTGTTTGTGATAACATTAGAATTAATACTGGCATTGTGGCGCTATTAATATTGCTGAAGTATCAGTTTTGTGATGCTAGAAGTGACTGTGTTTAGATGAGAGGGTGAAATGCTTATCAGGCATCACTAGTGGTGCAACGCACAGCTATGTCTCTGCTAAGTgcgtagtgtagtggtttacacatttgcttagcatatatatatatatatatatatatatatatatatatatatatatatatatatatatatatatatatatatatatatatatatatatatatatatatatataaaatcaatcattatttttaatgcctTAAAGTTTGACATTTAAGTATGGGAGTCTGTGGAAGTTGACTTGGTTTTGGAGTCAGGTGGCCATAAGAGgaactgctgtttttgctgcttccACATTGGCTTAAATTTTCAGCCCGATGGACATCATGAACAAAGGGTGGACCTTTTTCAGAACCCGATCCACTCAGAAGACCCACCCTAATGCATACATTGCTTTTTTCTCACGGGGGTCCATAATGAATATCATGTTGTATTCTGTAATCCATGAAACTAGCGACTGAGACTGTAAATGAATCAGAAAAGCGTGAGAGCTGAAGGGTTGTTTCCTCATAGACTTCGATACAATCTGATGCAGCCAGatgagttgccccctgctggccaataGAAATAATGCTGATTTAAGGCATTCAGCTTTTTACATCCGGAAGCATCCATCATTCAGATACAGTGTATAACTTTAAACATTATTCTTCATTTTACATATATAGTACACACAGGTATAAATAGTTCAGTTTCAGACTGAAAGTACGCTGTTAACATAGAGAACAGCTTTAAAAATCAGTTGATGTATAAAGCTGTTGACTTTAAGTCCACCTAAAATAAAGTCATTGTATCATTTGAAGCTGTGAAAATACAGTAAAGCCTGTTGTAAGCACTCTaaagctgtcattttttttttacgcaTTTAAGGATTGTGCAGCAGTTCTTGGCCGGCCTGTTTGCCAACAACGGAAACCCCGGCGCTGCACCAGCTGCGCTGTAAacagttttaattttagatTTCACATCACTTGCTCTTGATTTAATCTAACGCTGTGTGACAGCCACCTCCTCTCTCACTGGTCCTCTTGCTTTGTTCTGCTCTCTCTTGGTTTGTCTCTCAGATCCAGCATGCTTCAGTTGTACTCAAACCCAGGAGATTATGCGTGGGGTCAGAGCGGTCTTGACTCTGTCATCACAGAGGTCAGTCATACCAGAGCTAGTGTTTATGAAGCAATGTGACAGGATTATTACTTGCAGCATagttttcctttatttctgAGCCTTTTATAgtgaaacacaaaaaataaaatacaataaaaatggcttttttttggtttagtttgTACACCATTCTCCATTCATTTCGTCACCTATTTATAGCCATACTACTCATTTCTCTTCCTACTCACACAGTTATTAGGACAGTTGGAGAACACAGGTCCACCCCCAGCAGAAAAGGAGATGATCTCATCCCTGCCAACAGTTTGCATCTCTCAAGAACAGACAGGTGGGGATTCCAGTATGGCACATGCACACTGGATCACATGATCTCTCCAGTACAGCTCAGTAGCTTTTTTAAGTTCTGGCACATGACATTGGAATTTGCATACATACAGTCCTCA is a window encoding:
- the rnf115b gene encoding E3 ubiquitin-protein ligase RNF115 isoform X2 gives rise to the protein MAEAGDTPQIRFFCHCCKSETNPKLPDFVCPRCDSGFIEEVAEDSSLLQTSTASVASDDSNSLLSELWQLLFMERSALLSHPPSSESDPDDSEQVSAGQSSPLPASPGPSEATEPESPSNPEQERPSRTSEQRPAVEGIVQQFLAGLFANNGNPGAAPAALSSMLQLYSNPGDYAWGQSGLDSVITELLGQLENTGPPPAEKEMISSLPTVCISQEQTDCRLECPVCREEYSLAETVRKLPCLHYFHSECIVPWLELHDTCPVCRKSLDGVDNSLPPTSELPEARSLRTEQQERQAI
- the rnf115b gene encoding E3 ubiquitin-protein ligase RNF115 isoform X3 — encoded protein: MAEAGDTPQIRFFCHCCKSETNPKLPDFVCPRCDSGFIEEVAEDSSLLQTSTASVASDDSNSLLSELWQLLFMERSALLSHPPSSESDPDDSEQVSAGQSSPLPASPGPSEATEPESPSNPEQERPSRTSEQRPAVEGSSMLQLYSNPGDYAWGQSGLDSVITELLGQLENTGPPPAEKEMISSLPTVCISQEQTDCRLECPVCREEYSLAETVRKLPCLHYFHSECIVPWLELVRLQSHDTCPVCRKSLDGVDNSLPPTSELPEARSLRTEQQERQAI
- the rnf115b gene encoding E3 ubiquitin-protein ligase RNF115 isoform X1 encodes the protein MAEAGDTPQIRFFCHCCKSETNPKLPDFVCPRCDSGFIEEVAEDSSLLQTSTASVASDDSNSLLSELWQLLFMERSALLSHPPSSESDPDDSEQVSAGQSSPLPASPGPSEATEPESPSNPEQERPSRTSEQRPAVEGIVQQFLAGLFANNGNPGAAPAALSSMLQLYSNPGDYAWGQSGLDSVITELLGQLENTGPPPAEKEMISSLPTVCISQEQTDCRLECPVCREEYSLAETVRKLPCLHYFHSECIVPWLELVRLQSHDTCPVCRKSLDGVDNSLPPTSELPEARSLRTEQQERQAI